A stretch of Zymoseptoria tritici IPO323 chromosome 1, whole genome shotgun sequence DNA encodes these proteins:
- a CDS encoding dolichyl-phosphate-mannose--protein mannosyltransferase yields MSSPQSTVRQRGPKDKSRPVTPNAAALNGKVEDTLDSVKKSGKEAVKSEWDYKLGFTIITILAFLTRFWGISHPDQVVFDEVHFGKFASYYLQRTYFFDVHPPFGKLLFAFAGWLVGYDGSFLFENIGDSYITNHVPYVAYRSMPALMGALTVSTVYLIMWESGYSLPAAILASSLVLFDNAHIGQTRLILLDATLVLFMALSILCYIRFYKLRHAPFGRKWWKWLLLTGVCMSCVISTKYVGAFTFFSIGVPVLIDLWELMDVNRKQGALTLPTFFKHFAARVIGLIIVPFMMYLFWFQVHFAILSRSGPGDDFMTPAFQETLSDNLMSQNAVSIEYFDNISMRHKDTKVYLHSHVDKYPLRYDDGRVSSQGQQVTGYPHNDTNNLWQILPSNGVEGTGHKVRTGDHVRLRHLVTDSYLLTHDVASPFFPTNQEFTAVPIEQANGDRYNDTLFEIRVDEKKIGQEFKTLASHFKLVHVPTKVAMWTHTKPLPDWGYKQAEINGNKNAAQTSNLWYAEDIQGIPADSPRLVKTIRKPKSMPFLKKYIEVQRAMFYHNNALTSSHPYASQPIQWPFLLRGVSFWTENETKRQIYFMGNPLGWWFASSVLAIFAGILFADQMSVRRGVDALDRRTRSRLYNSTGFFFLVWGAHYLPFFIMGRQLFLHHYLPAHLASCLVAGAIVEFVFNIEPQDLTRVSSTNPITDGKKDSAAQAAQRAKPIRERIAGQSLMATWAASGVLVSILVWSFWYFSPLTYGKPGLTVAQVLARKWLNYDFHFAK; encoded by the exons ATGTCCTCTCCCCAGAGCACGGTCCGCCAACGAGGGCCTAAAGACAAGAGTCGCCCAGTGACACCGAACGCAGCCGCATTGAATGGCAAGGTCGAGGATACCTTGGACTCGGTGAAAAAGTCGGGAAAAGAGGCTGTCAAGAGTGAATGGGACTACAAGCTTGGTTTCACAATCATCACGATCCTCGCATTCCTGACGCGCTTCTGGGGCATCAGCCATCCCGACCAGGTTGTGTTCGATGAGGTGCACTTTGGCAAG TTCGCCTCGTATTACCTCCAACGCACCTACTTCTTCGATGTCCACCCTCCCTTTGGCAAGCTACTTTTCGCATTCGCCGGCTGGCTCGTTGGATACGATggctccttcctcttcgagaACATCGGCGACTCGTACATCACCAACCACGTGCCTTACGTGGCATACCGATCCATGCCAGCGCTGATGGGCGCGCTGACAGTTTCAACTGTATACCTGATCATGTGGGAGTCTGGATACAGTCTGCCTGCTGCCATCCTGGCCTCTTCGCTCGTGCTTTTCGACAACGCGCACATTGGTCAGACTCGTCTGATTCTCCTCGACGCGACTCTAGTGCTGTTCATGGCGCTGAGCATCCTTTGCTACATTCGATTCTACAAGCTCCGCCACGCGCCATTCGGAAGGAAGTGGTGGAAGTGGCTCCTGCTCACTGGAGTATGCATGAGCTGTGTCATCAGCACGAAATACGTGGGAGCTTtcaccttcttctccatTGGCGTGCCGGTCTTGATCGATCTCTGGGAGTTGATGGATGTCAACCGCAAGCAAGGAGCTCTGACGCTGCCGACATTCTTCAAGCACTTTGCTGCACGTGTCATCGGTCTGATCATTGTGCCCTTCATGATGTACCTGTTCTGGTTCCAAGTGCACTTTGCGATTCTGTCTCGATCGGGTCCTGGCGACGATTTCATGACTCCGGCCTTCCAGGAGACGCTCTCGGACAACCTCATGTCGCAAAATGCTGTGAGCATTGAGTACTTTGACAACATCTCCATGCGTCACAAGGACACCAAGGTTTATCTGCACTCGCATGTGGACAAGTACCCGCTTCGCTACGATGATGGCCGCGTTTCGTCTCAGGGTCAGCAGGTTACTGGATACCCTCACAACGACACCAACAACCTGTGGCAGATTCTCCCGTCGAATGGTGTGGAAGGCACGGGTCACAAGGTCAGGACTGGCGACCACGTTCGTCTTCGCCATCTCGTCACCGATTCTTACCTGCTCACTCACGATGTTGCgtctcccttcttccctaccAACCAGGAATTCACCGCAGTCCCAATCGAGCAGGCGAATGGAGATCGATACAACGACACTCTCTTTGAGATTCGtgtcgacgagaagaagattgGACAGGAGTTCAAGACACTCGCATCGCATTTTAAGCTCGTCCACGTTCCTACCAAGGTCGCCATGTGGACGCACACCAAGCCTTTGCCTGACTGGGGTTACAAGCAAGCCGAGATCAATGGCAACAAGAATGCCGCGCAGACGTCGAACTTGTGGTACGCCGAAGACATCCAGGGCATTCCGGCCGACTCGCCTCGATTGGTCAAGACGATCCGCAAGCCCAAGAGCATGCCATTCTTGAAGAAGTATATTGAGGTCCAGCGGGCCATGTTCTACCACAACAACGCGTTGACATCGTCTCACCCGTACGCATCGCAGCCAATTCAGTGGCCATTCCTTCTCCGCGGCGTCAGCTTCTGGACGGAGAACGAGACCAAGCGTCAAATCTACTTTATGGGCAATCCTCTCGGATGGTGGTTCGCATCGTCGGTTTTGGCGATCTTCGCCGGCATTCTGTTCGCGGATCAGATGTCTGTCCGCCGTGGCGTCGACGCTCTTGACAGAC GCACTCGGTCTCGTCTCTACAACAGCACGggtttcttcttcctcgtttGGGGCGCCCACTACCTTCCCTTCTTCATCATGGGTCGCCAACTCTTCTTGCACCACTACCTGCCAGCACACTTGGCTTCCTGTCTCGTGGCCGGCGCGATTGTTGAATTCGTCTTCAACATCGAGCCGCAAGACCTCACCCGCGTGTCCTCAACCAACCCTATCACGGACGGCAAGAAGGACAGCGCTGCGCAAGCTGCTCAGCGCGCCAAGCCGATCCGCGAACGTATTGCGGGTCAGAGCTTGATGGCGACGTGGGCGGCGAGTGGAGTGTTGGTTTCGATACTGGTGTGGAGTTTCTGGTACTTTAGCCCGTTGACGTACGGCAAACCCGGATTGACCGTTGCGCAAGTGTTGGCAAGGAAGTGGTTGAACTACGACTTCCACTTTGCGAAGTAG
- the ACS gene encoding acetate--CoA ligase (acetate-CoA ligase; acetyl-CoA synthetase; acetyl activating enzyme; acetate thiokinase; acyl-activating enzyme; acetyl coenzyme A synthetase; acetic thiokinase; acetyl CoA ligase; acetyl CoA synthase; acetyl-coenzyme A synthase; short chain fatty acyl-CoA synthetase; short-chain acyl-coenzyme A synthetase; ACS) — MSEGDVQPSAGIPESKSAETYHVPEALLKKHPKSPHIGSMDEYKKMYKESIEEPDKFWGKMARDLLTWERDFQTVRSGTLAGGDTAWFVEGKLNASYNCVDRHAIKNPDKPAIIYEADEKGEGRTITYGELLREVSRLSWVLTQMGVKKGDTVALYLPMIPEALVAFLACTRIGAVHSVVFAGFSADSLRDRIIDANSKVVITSDEGKRGGKLIGTKKIVDEALKQCKDVTHCLVYQRTGAEVPWTEGRDLWWHEEMEKWPAYYPPVSMSSEDPLFLLYTSGSTGKPKGVMHTTGGYLLGAAATGKYVFDIHDNDVFFCGGDVGWITGHTYVVYAPLVLGVATVVFEGTPAYPDFSRYWDVCELHKVTQFYVAPTALRLLKRAGDEHVKAQMKSLRVLGSVGEPIAAEVWKWYHSTVGKEEAHIVDTYWQTETGSHVITPLGGVTPTKPGSASLPFFGIEAAIIDPVSGEEISGNDVEGVLAFKQAWPSMARTVYGAHKRYMDTYLNVYKGYYFTGDGAARDFEGYYWIRGRVDDVVNVSGHRLSTAEIEAALIEHQAVGEAAVVGINDELTGQAVNAFVSIKDGHEINDQLKKDLVLQVRKSIGPFAAPKAIFAIPDLPKTRSGKIMRRILRKILAGEEDQLGDTSTLADPSVVDKIIETVKEGREKNDTSLLCRSRKPTAALPFQPFSFETMKAFDVPLFLALHSVPRIQMRQAHLNLHLISDIFA, encoded by the exons ATGTCTGAAGGCGACGTGCAGCCATCCGCTGGCATTCCCGAGTCCAAGTCGGCGGAGACGTACCATGTCCCAGAAGCTCTCCTAAA AAAGCATCCCAAGAGCCCGCACATCGGGTCCATGGACGAGTACAAGAAAATGTACAAGGAGTCCATCGAAGAGCCCGACAAGTTCTGGGGTAAAATGGCACGAGACCTCCTCACCTGGGAGCGGGACTTCCAGACCGTCCGCTCCGGCACTCTGGCCGGCGGCGACACCGCCTGGTTCGTCGAAGGCAAGCTCAATGCCTCGTACAACTGCGTCGACCGACACGCGATCAAGAACCCCGACAAGCCCGCCATCATCTACGAGGCCGACGAAAAGGGCGAGGGCCGCACCATCACCTACGGCGAGCTCCTCCGAGAAGTCTCCCGCCTGTCCTGGGTACTCACCCAGATGGGCgtcaagaagggcgacacCGTCGCTCTCTACCTCCCCATGATTCCCGAAGCGCTGGTCGCTTTCCTCGCTTGCACACGTATTGGAGCCGTTCACTCGGTCGTCTTTGCCGGTTTCAGCGCCGACTCTCTCCGCGACCGCATCATTGATGCCAACTCCAAGGTTGTCATTACCTCGGACGAGGGCAAGCGTGGCGGCAAGCTGATCGGCACCAAGAAGATTGTCGACGAGGCCTTGAAGCAGTGCAAGGATGTGACCCACTGTCTCGTCTACCAGCGAACAGGTGCTGAGGTTCCATGGACTGAGGGCAGAGATTTGTGGTGGcacgaggagatggagaagtgGCCGGCCTACTACCCTCCTGTATCCATGAGCTCCGAGGATCCTCTGTTCTTGCTGTACACTTCTGGTTCGACTGGCAAGCCCAAGGGTGTCATGCACACCACCGGTGGCTACCTCCTCGGAGCCGCGGCGACCGGAAAGTACGTCTTTGACATTCACGACAACGACGTCTTTTTCTGCGGTGGTGATGTCGGTTGGATTACAGGCCACACCTATGTTGTATACGCTCCGTTGGTTCTTGGTGTCGCCACGGTCGTGTTCGAGGGCACTCCAGCCTACCCCGACTTCAGCCGATACTGGGACGTGTGCGAGCTGCACAAGGTTACTCAGTTCTACGTTGCACCAACTGCTCTGCGTCTGCTCAAGCGTGCCGGAGACGAGCACGTTAAGGCGCAGATGAAGTCCCTCCGCGTGTTGGGTTCCGTCGGTGAGCCCATTGCCGCAGAGGTCTGGAAGTGGTACCACTCCACTGTCGGAAAGGAGGAGGCTCACATTGTCGAT ACTTACTGGCAAACCGAAACCGGCTCCCACGTCATCACACCCCTCGGCGGTGTCACGCCCACCAAGCCCGGTtccgcctccctccccttCTTCGGCATCGAAGCGGCGATCATCGACCCCGTCTCCGGCGAAGAAATCTCCGGCAACGATGTCGAAGGTGTGCTGGCCTTCAAGCAGGCTTGGCCCTCGATGGCCCGCACCGTCTACGGCGCCCACAAGCGCTACATGGACACCTACCTCAACGTGTACAAGGGATACTACTTCACGGGCGATGGCGCCGCGAGAGATTTCGAAGGATACTACTGGATCCGTGGACGtgtcgacgatgtcgtcaACGTCTCCGGTCATCGCTTGTCGACGGCGGAGATTGAGGCGGCGCTCATCGAACACCAGGCTGTTGGCGAGGCGGCAGTGGTGGGCATCAACGACGAACTCACCGGTCAAGCGGTCAATGCGTTCGTCTCGATTAAGGACGGACACGAGATCAACGATCAGTTGAAGAAGGACTTGGTCCTGCAAGTGCGCAAGTCGATCGGACCATTTGCGGCGCCGAAAGCGATCTTCGCAATTCCCGATCTGCCCAAGACGAGGTCGGGTAAGATTATGAGGAGAATTCTGAGGAAGATTTTGGCGGGTGAGGAGGATCAGTTGGGTGATACTAGTACGTTGGCGGATCCGAGTGTGGTGGATAAGATTATTGAGACGGTtaaggaggggagggagaagaa CGACACCTCCCTGTTGTGCCGTTCTCGCAAGCCGACCGCAGCTCTGCCATTCCAGCCATTCTCTTTCGAGACCATGAAGGCCTTTGATGTACCGCTTTTCCTGGCCCTACATTCTGTGCCACGGATCCAGATGCGCCAAGCCCATCTCAATCTACATCTGATCTCTGACATCTTCGCGTGA